A genomic region of Epinephelus moara isolate mb chromosome 23, YSFRI_EMoa_1.0, whole genome shotgun sequence contains the following coding sequences:
- the LOC126384980 gene encoding NACHT, LRR and PYD domains-containing protein 3-like — protein MVMVQELLLKTLEELGKDELKSFHFHLRLPDVQDGFSPIPKFQLEGADRHDTVNVMVQKYNRQAVEVAEKILGRMGRNDLAQELSERSSELKGKLWRDYIFPEPSDQIILYQRKLQDYLQSEFMCVQEGMTDRIDQQRLDDIFTELFITAGGDVHINKQHEVMQIQIKRRVAETETPIQPSHIFKSPTGNHKPIRTMLTTGVAGIGKTVLVHKFVLDWAERRTNQDVHLLFHFTFRKLNLLKGERFLLAELIHTCIRETKDIPKRELTNIFTKLQASGNRDFDKSEFRLLFVFDGLDESRLQLDFTRSDQLPADFDVTQSTSVDVLLTALIEGRLLPSARVWVTTRPAAANQIPRKFVDSMTEVRGFTDPQKVEYFRKRFPDETQASRIISHIKASRSLFIMCHIPVFCWITATVLKDVLKTRMQEDLPKTLTEMYTEFLVYQMTQTEERCGPKKSIQYIQSLAKLAFHQLEKGNLIFYETDLKDSGINIRKAAECSGVFTEVFKEERRWKKDKDKGKMFSFVHLSLQEYLAALYVVKSLINDNKNVLSAPKLTPEYLFMLCKTIPMIDVHEIALDKALKSPTGHLDLFLRFLLGLSLQTNQDLLKRLLKMKKGFSQANQDTIQSIKSRIRENTSPERSINLFYCLNELRDDSLEEEIQQYLRPGRLSTENLSPALWSALVFILLSSEEALEVFDLKKYSASEEGLLRLLPVVKASNKSLLSGCKLSEDSCRALASVLSSQSSKLRELDLSDNDLQDSGVKLLCEGLGSPDCSLQTLRLSGCMITKDGCAFLASALKSNPSHLKELDLSYNHPGDSGVELLSGGLHDPDWRLDTLNLDHRGEQRLKPGLRKYVCPLKLDQDTAHRNIQLSKDNQKATTVKEEQLYHRHLERFDCWLQVLCGTGLTGRCYWEVEWEGRVYIAVTYRGLRRRGEGADGCLGANDLSWMLLCDDDGSFSVRHEDRATAISPLSSQASNRVAVFLDFPAGTLSFYIVADALIPLYTFHSTFTEPLYPAFGFGFGSGCFGSSVSLCKVEDSFFSSHC, from the exons TCCCAGAGCCCTCAGACCAGATCATACTGTACCAGCGCAAACTCCAAGATTACCTCCAGAGtgagttcatgtgtgttcaAGAGGGAATGACCGACAGGATAGACCAGCAGCGTCTGGATGACATCTTCACAGAGCTGTTCATCACAGCCGGGGGGGATGTACACATCAATAAACAGCATGAGGTCATGCAGATCCAAATAAAGCGGAGGGTAGCAGAGACGGAGACACCAATTCAACCCAGTCACATATTCAAAAGCCCAACCGGAAACCACAAACCCATAAGAACGATGCTCACGACTGGAGTGGCAGGAATTGGCAAAACAGTCCTTGTGCATAAGTTTGTGTTGGACTGGGCTGAGCGGAGAACCAACCAGGATGTGCACCTTTTATTTCACTTCACTTTCCGTAAACTGAATTTACTGAAGGGAGAAAGGTTTCTCCTGGCAGAGCTAATCCACACATGTATCCGGGAAACCAAAGACATCCCAAAGAGGGAACTTACAAACATCTTCACCAAACTACAGGCATCAGGGAACCGTGACTTTGACAAGAGTGAATTTAgacttctgtttgtgtttgatggACTGGATGAAAGCCGCCTTCAGCTGGACTTCACTCGCAGTGACCAGCTGCCAGCTGACTTCGATGTAACACAGTCCACCTCAGTAGATGTGCTGCTCACAGCTCTCATCGAAGGACGACTGCTTCCCTCTGCCCGTGTCTGGGTAACGACACGGCCTGCAGCAGCCAACCAGATCCCTCGAAAATTTGTCGACAGCATGACAGAAGTGAGAGGATTCACTGATCCACAGAAGGTGGAGTACTTCAGGAAGAGATTCCCAGATGAAACACAGGCCAGCAGAATCATCTCCCACATCAAGGCATCACGAAGTCTCTTCATCATGTGCCACATCCCAGTCTTCTGCTGGATCACTGCTACAGTTCTGAAGGATGTCCTGAAGACCAGGATGCAGGAAGACCTGCCAAAAACCCTGACTGAGATGTACACAGAGTTCCTGGTGTATCAGATGACccagacagaggagagatgtGGCCCAAAAAAGAGCATTCAGTACATCCAGTCATTGGCAAAACTAGCTTTTCATCAGTTGGAGAAAGGCAACCTGATCTTCTATGAGACAGACCTGAAAGACAGCGGCATTAATATCCGGAAAGCTGCAGAGTGCTCTGGAGTTTTCACAGAGGTCTTTAAAGAAGAGCGTAGGTGGAAGAAGGATAAGGACAAGGGGAAGATGTTCAGCTTTGTCCATCTGAGCCTTCAGGAGTATCTGGCTGCCCTTTATGTGGTGAAGTCACTTATAAACGACAACAAGAATGTGTTGTCTGCGCCCAAGCTGACGCCGGAATATCTGTTTATGCTCTGCAAGACAATACCCATGATAGATGTCCACGAGATTGCACTTGATAAAGCCTTGAAGAGTCCAACTGGGCACCTGGACTTGTTCCTGCGGTTTCTCCTGGGCCTGTCGCTGCAGACCAATCAGGATCTCCTGAAGCGGCTGTTGAAGATGAAAAAAGGGTTCTCTCAGGCCAACCAGGACACAATCCAGTCCATCAAGAGTAGGATCAGGGAGAATACGTCTCCAGAGAGGAGCATCAATCTGTTCTACTGTCTGAATGAGCTGAGAGATGATTCTCTAGAGGAGGAGATCCAACAATACCTGCGACCAGGAAGGCTTTCCACAGAAaacctctctcctgctctctggtcAGCTCTGGTCTTCATCTTACTGTCATCAGAAGAAGCGCTGGAGGTGTTTGACCTGAAGAAATACTCTGCTTCAGAGGAGGGTCTACTGAGGCTGCTGCCAGTGGTTAAGGCCTCCAACAAATCTCT GCTGAGTGGTTGTAAATTGTCAGAGGACAGCTGCAGAGCTCTGGCCTCTGTCCTCAGCTCGCAGTCTTCTAAACTGAGAGAGCTGGACCTGAGTGACAACGACCTGCAAGATTCAGGAGTGAAGCTTCTCTGTGAAGGACTGGGGAGTCCAGACTGTTCCCTGCAAACTCTCAG actgtCAGGCTGTATGATCACAAAGGACGGCTGTGCTTTTCTGGCCTCTGCTCTGAAGTCCAACCCCTCCCACCTGAAAGAACTGGACCTGAGCTACAATCATCCAGGAGACTCTGGAGTGGAGCTGCTGTCAGGTGGACTGCATGATCCAGACTGGAGACTGGACACTCTCAA CCTCGACCATCGCGGAGAGCAAAGACTGAAACCTGGTCTGAGGAAAT ACGTCTGTCCACTCAAACTGGATCAGGACACGGCACACAGAAACATCCAGCTGTCCAAAGACAACCAGAAGGCGACGACCGTCAAAGAAGAGCAGCTGTATCATCGCCACCTGGAGAGATTCGACTGCTGGCTTCAGGTGCTGTGCGGCACTGGTCTGACTGGTCGCtgttactgggaggtggagtggGAAGGCAGGGTTTACATAGCGGTGACGTACAGAGGACTCAgacggagaggagagggagctgACGGATGTCTGGGAGCGAATGATCTCTCCTGGATGCTGCTCTGTGATGATGATGGCAGTTTCTCCGTCCGGCATGAAGACAGGGCTACAGCCATCAGTCCCCTGTCGTCTCAGGCGTCAAACAGAGTGGCCGTGTTTCTGGACTTTCCTGCTGGCACTCTGTCCTTCTACATAGTGGCCGATGCACTGATCCCCCTGTACACCTTCCACTCTACATTCACCGAGCCTCTTTACCCCGCCTTTGGGTTCGGCTTCGGATCTGGATGCTTCGGTTCCTCAGTGTCCTTATGTAAGGTAGAAGACAGCTTCTTTTCCTCTCACTGCTGA